From Oreochromis niloticus isolate F11D_XX linkage group LG1, O_niloticus_UMD_NMBU, whole genome shotgun sequence, a single genomic window includes:
- the minar1 gene encoding major intrinsically disordered Notch2-binding receptor 1 isoform X1 translates to MILNSVHSESVCQASPEEEPVLSSCHPAAMDFLPEYSLFLVQILEELDTKHTTMSYQDLCKSLCARFDLVHLAKLRSLLFHTACLDPAFPATLFKDKMRCSTEDPLSKKLMVAADIVTMFNLIHMNGGIAKDKLPIVQRATFHKSQSVEFCRSDSDHLKYQDCDRGIGYEHMDHPREGRHHHHSQQHPVAQNAPPCAKSSDCNSRQHFLVSSGPNFLLGMRKDMKCRAGSLDKLHHLPQDSSSSPPSPPCEMQSTYFPMDIDTESTTDQESLQNMGHPEPFSLHTCIQKRNDFKKDFHNFVAFSPQVITSECKQGSKAAEGYHNRELRKPATFFNHSFELPYSNPYFEPPLNSPLQDRRRVKHESLDDLQVSTYFGPTTISECVSSKKHINKAGKQPVWPMKSLSLNTEEGPPVSERIFQSSRPLKENHQCNIINTESEQYFHTPMQKVSPSPGFAKKSTEIKPKDISLMGRGPGGLDNGEAAKRFGDKNTKNASFQEGESTSSVGTQTERIEQKQLKEYQSEYNNSERHGLKRSVEECEVISDDISDIFRFLDDMSVVQSSCYNSNGSLSQVTLKSEGDSSPECNTVKLAKSKVDRLFHSLENTDHELKTSVCKLVRRIGEIEKKLESLSGVRSEISQVLSKLNKLDEKIQEPEANGRHGEKASLSLSRSNATPTKAQPYPHPHFNSTTLSPHVYQCNTTGHNVKRDNGYVGEWCCSDGSNSNTLRIKTVKKGMLFRRSSCSLNEEHMATESKVASITNSLQDQGTVSYSCHPEDKDRDKDRHRKVKETDRKRQYELPQVQRLQKQPKDSYLTEQVFSPHHFNPSVKAHVKDSSLYADLRLTSPSDGIRGQPSWTTEEYKRNSGKKEKQLTALDLQTQESLNPNNLEYWMEDIYTPGYDSLLKRKEAEFRRAKVCKIGALIAAATCTVILVIVVPICTMKS, encoded by the exons ATGATTCTCAACTCTGTTCACAGTGAGTCAGT GTGTCAAGCCTCTCCTGAGGAAGAACCTGTTCTTTCTTCCTGCCATCCAGCAGCCATGGACTTCCTCCCAGAGTATTCTCTGTTCCTGGTTCAGATCCTGGAAGAGTTGGACACCAAGCACACCACCATGTCCTACCAGGACCTGTGCAAGTCTCTGTGTGCTCGCTTTGACTTGGTGCACTTGGCCAAGCTCCGCAGTCTGCTCTTCCACACAGCCTGCCTGGACCCTGCCTTCCCAGCCACCCTCTTCAAGGACAAGATGCGCTGTTCCACCGAGGACCCGCTGTCCAAAAAGCTCATGGTTGCAGCGGACATTGTCACCATGTTCAATTTGATCCACATGAATGGAGGAATAGCCAAAGATAAGCTTCCTATAGTTCAAAGAGCCACATTTCACAAGAGTCAGTCAGTGGAGTTCTGCAGGTCTGACAGTGATCACCTTAAGTATCAGGACTGTGACAGGGGGATCGGTTATGAGCACATGGATCACCCCAGGGAAGGGCGCCATCACCACCACTCTCAACAGCATCCTGTGGCTCAGAATGCCCCTCCCTGTGCTAAATCCTCTGATTGCAACAGCCGGCAGCACTTTCTTGTCTCCTCAGGACCAAACTTCCTCCTGGGCATGAGGAAAGACATGAAATGTAGAGCAGGCTCTCTGGACAAGCTGCATCATCTGCCTCAGGACTCTAGCAGCAGTCCACCATCACCACCTTGTGAAATGCAGAGCACCTACTTTCCTATGGACATAGACACTGAGTCCACTACTGACCAGGAGTCCCTGCAGAACATGGGACATCCAGAGCCCTTCTCTCTTCACACTTGCATCCAGAAGAGAAACGATTTTAAGAAGGATTTTCACAATTTTGTGGCTTTTTCACCACAG GTTATCACCAGTGAGTGCAAACAGGGGAGTAAGGCTGCTGAAGGTTACCACAATAGGGAGTTACGTAAGCCTGCTACCTTCTTCAACCATAGCTTCGAACTGCCCTACAGTAACCCATACTTTGAACCACCACTTAACTCCCCACTACAGGACAGACGGAGGGTGAAGCACGAGAGCCTGGATGACTTACAGGTGTCAACTTATTTTGGTCCAACCACCATCTCTGAGTGTGTTAGTAGCAAGAAGCACATTAACAAAGCAGGGAAACAGCCAGTATGGCCCATGAAGAGCCTCAGTCTAAACACAGAAGAGGGCCCTCCTGTTTCAGAAAGGATTTTTCAAAGCAGCAGACCACTCAAAGAAAACCATCAGTGTAACATTATTAACACTGAGAGTGAGCAATATTTTCACACCCCGATGCAAAAGGTATCACCGTCACCTGGCTTTGCAAAGAAAAGTACTGAAATAAAACCCAAGGATATATCACTGATGGGTAGGGGACCTGGAGGTCTGGACAATGGAGAAGCAGCCAAAAGGTTTGGGGACAAAAATACGAAGAATGCATCCTTTCAAGAAGGGGAAAGCACCTCTAGTGTTGGAACACAAACAGAGCGGATTGAACAGAAGCAGCTAAAAGAATACCAATCTGAGTATAACAACAGTGAAAGACATGGTTTGAAACGCTCAGTTGAGGAGTGTGAGGTCATTAGTGATGACATAAGTGATATTTTTCGTTTTCTGGATGATATGAGTGTTGTTCAGTCATCATGTTACAATAGTAATGGGTCTCTCTCTCAGGTAACATTAAAGTCAGAAGGTGACAGCTCCCCTGAATGCAACACAGTCAAATTAGCCAAGTCTAAGGTAGACCGCCTGTTCCATTCACTTGAAAACACTGATCATGAGCTCAAAACAAGTGTGTGTAAGCTTGTGAGGAGAATTGGTGAGATTGAGAAGAAGTTGGAGTCTCTGTCGGGGGTTCGCAGTGAAATATCCCAGGTACTTTCCAAGCTCAACAAACTGGATGAAAAGATCCAGGAGCCTGAGGCCAATGGGAGACATGGGGAGAAAGCATCATTATCATTATCCAGGTCCAATGCCACCCCAACAAAGGCTCAACCTTACCCACATCCACATTTCAACAGTACTACTCTTTCACCTCATGTTTACCAGTGCAACACCACTGGTCACAATGTGAAAAGAGACAATGGATATGTTGGAGAGTGGTGTTGCTCAGATGGGAGTAATAGCAACACTCTTAGGATTAAGACTGTGAAGAAAGGCATGCTATTCAGGAGGTCTTCCTGTTCACTCAACGAGGAGCACATGGCAACGGAGTCAAAGGTTGCTAGCATAACCAACTCTCTACAGGACCAGGGGACTGTGTCCTACTCCTGTCACCCTGAGGACAAGGACAGAGACAAGGATAGGCATCGGAAGGTCAAagag ACAGATCGAAAGCGTCAATATGAGCTCCCCCAAGTGCAACGACTCCAAAAACAACCAAAGGATTCCTACCTGACTGAGCAGGTTTTTTCACCGCATCACTTCAACCCTTCTGTCAAGGCCCATGTGAAAGACAGCTCTCTGTACGCTGATCTAAGGCTCACCAGTCCATCAGATGGGATACGTGGCCAGCCATCTTGGACCACTGAGGAATACAAACGCAATTcaggaaagaaggaaaagcaGCTCACTGCTCTTGACCTACAG ACCCAGGAGTCGTTAAACCCCAATAATCTGGAGTACTGGATGGAGGACATCTACACCCCAGGCTATGACTCGTTGCTCAAGAGGAAAGAGGCAGAATTTAGGAGGGCCAAGGTGTGTAAGATTGGAGCACTGATTGCAGCTGCTACTTGCACTGTGATCCTGGTTATTGTTGTTCCAATTTGCACCATGAAATCGTGA
- the minar1 gene encoding major intrinsically disordered Notch2-binding receptor 1 isoform X3, translated as MILNSVHSESVCQASPEEEPVLSSCHPAAMDFLPEYSLFLVQILEELDTKHTTMSYQDLCKSLCARFDLVHLAKLRSLLFHTACLDPAFPATLFKDKMRCSTEDPLSKKLMVAADIVTMFNLIHMNGGIAKDKLPIVQRATFHKSQSVEFCRSDSDHLKYQDCDRGIGYEHMDHPREGRHHHHSQQHPVAQNAPPCAKSSDCNSRQHFLVSSGPNFLLGMRKDMKCRAGSLDKLHHLPQDSSSSPPSPPCEMQSTYFPMDIDTESTTDQESLQNMGHPEPFSLHTCIQKRNDFKKDFHNFVAFSPQVITSECKQGSKAAEGYHNRELRKPATFFNHSFELPYSNPYFEPPLNSPLQDRRRVKHESLDDLQVSTYFGPTTISECVSSKKHINKAGKQPVWPMKSLSLNTEEGPPVSERIFQSSRPLKENHQCNIINTESEQYFHTPMQKVSPSPGFAKKSTEIKPKDISLMGRGPGGLDNGEAAKRFGDKNTKNASFQEGESTSSVGTQTERIEQKQLKEYQSEYNNSERHGLKRSVEECEVISDDISDIFRFLDDMSVVQSSCYNSNGSLSQVTLKSEGDSSPECNTVKLAKSKVDRLFHSLENTDHELKTSVCKLVRRIGEIEKKLESLSGVRSEISQVLSKLNKLDEKIQEPEANGRHGEKASLSLSRSNATPTKAQPYPHPHFNSTTLSPHVYQCNTTGHNVKRDNGYVGEWCCSDGSNSNTLRIKTVKKGMLFRRSSCSLNEEHMATESKVASITNSLQDQGTVSYSCHPEDKDRDKDRHRKVKESQQMAAPP; from the exons ATGATTCTCAACTCTGTTCACAGTGAGTCAGT GTGTCAAGCCTCTCCTGAGGAAGAACCTGTTCTTTCTTCCTGCCATCCAGCAGCCATGGACTTCCTCCCAGAGTATTCTCTGTTCCTGGTTCAGATCCTGGAAGAGTTGGACACCAAGCACACCACCATGTCCTACCAGGACCTGTGCAAGTCTCTGTGTGCTCGCTTTGACTTGGTGCACTTGGCCAAGCTCCGCAGTCTGCTCTTCCACACAGCCTGCCTGGACCCTGCCTTCCCAGCCACCCTCTTCAAGGACAAGATGCGCTGTTCCACCGAGGACCCGCTGTCCAAAAAGCTCATGGTTGCAGCGGACATTGTCACCATGTTCAATTTGATCCACATGAATGGAGGAATAGCCAAAGATAAGCTTCCTATAGTTCAAAGAGCCACATTTCACAAGAGTCAGTCAGTGGAGTTCTGCAGGTCTGACAGTGATCACCTTAAGTATCAGGACTGTGACAGGGGGATCGGTTATGAGCACATGGATCACCCCAGGGAAGGGCGCCATCACCACCACTCTCAACAGCATCCTGTGGCTCAGAATGCCCCTCCCTGTGCTAAATCCTCTGATTGCAACAGCCGGCAGCACTTTCTTGTCTCCTCAGGACCAAACTTCCTCCTGGGCATGAGGAAAGACATGAAATGTAGAGCAGGCTCTCTGGACAAGCTGCATCATCTGCCTCAGGACTCTAGCAGCAGTCCACCATCACCACCTTGTGAAATGCAGAGCACCTACTTTCCTATGGACATAGACACTGAGTCCACTACTGACCAGGAGTCCCTGCAGAACATGGGACATCCAGAGCCCTTCTCTCTTCACACTTGCATCCAGAAGAGAAACGATTTTAAGAAGGATTTTCACAATTTTGTGGCTTTTTCACCACAG GTTATCACCAGTGAGTGCAAACAGGGGAGTAAGGCTGCTGAAGGTTACCACAATAGGGAGTTACGTAAGCCTGCTACCTTCTTCAACCATAGCTTCGAACTGCCCTACAGTAACCCATACTTTGAACCACCACTTAACTCCCCACTACAGGACAGACGGAGGGTGAAGCACGAGAGCCTGGATGACTTACAGGTGTCAACTTATTTTGGTCCAACCACCATCTCTGAGTGTGTTAGTAGCAAGAAGCACATTAACAAAGCAGGGAAACAGCCAGTATGGCCCATGAAGAGCCTCAGTCTAAACACAGAAGAGGGCCCTCCTGTTTCAGAAAGGATTTTTCAAAGCAGCAGACCACTCAAAGAAAACCATCAGTGTAACATTATTAACACTGAGAGTGAGCAATATTTTCACACCCCGATGCAAAAGGTATCACCGTCACCTGGCTTTGCAAAGAAAAGTACTGAAATAAAACCCAAGGATATATCACTGATGGGTAGGGGACCTGGAGGTCTGGACAATGGAGAAGCAGCCAAAAGGTTTGGGGACAAAAATACGAAGAATGCATCCTTTCAAGAAGGGGAAAGCACCTCTAGTGTTGGAACACAAACAGAGCGGATTGAACAGAAGCAGCTAAAAGAATACCAATCTGAGTATAACAACAGTGAAAGACATGGTTTGAAACGCTCAGTTGAGGAGTGTGAGGTCATTAGTGATGACATAAGTGATATTTTTCGTTTTCTGGATGATATGAGTGTTGTTCAGTCATCATGTTACAATAGTAATGGGTCTCTCTCTCAGGTAACATTAAAGTCAGAAGGTGACAGCTCCCCTGAATGCAACACAGTCAAATTAGCCAAGTCTAAGGTAGACCGCCTGTTCCATTCACTTGAAAACACTGATCATGAGCTCAAAACAAGTGTGTGTAAGCTTGTGAGGAGAATTGGTGAGATTGAGAAGAAGTTGGAGTCTCTGTCGGGGGTTCGCAGTGAAATATCCCAGGTACTTTCCAAGCTCAACAAACTGGATGAAAAGATCCAGGAGCCTGAGGCCAATGGGAGACATGGGGAGAAAGCATCATTATCATTATCCAGGTCCAATGCCACCCCAACAAAGGCTCAACCTTACCCACATCCACATTTCAACAGTACTACTCTTTCACCTCATGTTTACCAGTGCAACACCACTGGTCACAATGTGAAAAGAGACAATGGATATGTTGGAGAGTGGTGTTGCTCAGATGGGAGTAATAGCAACACTCTTAGGATTAAGACTGTGAAGAAAGGCATGCTATTCAGGAGGTCTTCCTGTTCACTCAACGAGGAGCACATGGCAACGGAGTCAAAGGTTGCTAGCATAACCAACTCTCTACAGGACCAGGGGACTGTGTCCTACTCCTGTCACCCTGAGGACAAGGACAGAGACAAGGATAGGCATCGGAAGGTCAAagag tcgcagcagatggccgcccctccctga
- the minar1 gene encoding major intrinsically disordered Notch2-binding receptor 1 isoform X2, producing the protein MDFLPEYSLFLVQILEELDTKHTTMSYQDLCKSLCARFDLVHLAKLRSLLFHTACLDPAFPATLFKDKMRCSTEDPLSKKLMVAADIVTMFNLIHMNGGIAKDKLPIVQRATFHKSQSVEFCRSDSDHLKYQDCDRGIGYEHMDHPREGRHHHHSQQHPVAQNAPPCAKSSDCNSRQHFLVSSGPNFLLGMRKDMKCRAGSLDKLHHLPQDSSSSPPSPPCEMQSTYFPMDIDTESTTDQESLQNMGHPEPFSLHTCIQKRNDFKKDFHNFVAFSPQVITSECKQGSKAAEGYHNRELRKPATFFNHSFELPYSNPYFEPPLNSPLQDRRRVKHESLDDLQVSTYFGPTTISECVSSKKHINKAGKQPVWPMKSLSLNTEEGPPVSERIFQSSRPLKENHQCNIINTESEQYFHTPMQKVSPSPGFAKKSTEIKPKDISLMGRGPGGLDNGEAAKRFGDKNTKNASFQEGESTSSVGTQTERIEQKQLKEYQSEYNNSERHGLKRSVEECEVISDDISDIFRFLDDMSVVQSSCYNSNGSLSQVTLKSEGDSSPECNTVKLAKSKVDRLFHSLENTDHELKTSVCKLVRRIGEIEKKLESLSGVRSEISQVLSKLNKLDEKIQEPEANGRHGEKASLSLSRSNATPTKAQPYPHPHFNSTTLSPHVYQCNTTGHNVKRDNGYVGEWCCSDGSNSNTLRIKTVKKGMLFRRSSCSLNEEHMATESKVASITNSLQDQGTVSYSCHPEDKDRDKDRHRKVKETDRKRQYELPQVQRLQKQPKDSYLTEQVFSPHHFNPSVKAHVKDSSLYADLRLTSPSDGIRGQPSWTTEEYKRNSGKKEKQLTALDLQTQESLNPNNLEYWMEDIYTPGYDSLLKRKEAEFRRAKVCKIGALIAAATCTVILVIVVPICTMKS; encoded by the exons ATGGACTTCCTCCCAGAGTATTCTCTGTTCCTGGTTCAGATCCTGGAAGAGTTGGACACCAAGCACACCACCATGTCCTACCAGGACCTGTGCAAGTCTCTGTGTGCTCGCTTTGACTTGGTGCACTTGGCCAAGCTCCGCAGTCTGCTCTTCCACACAGCCTGCCTGGACCCTGCCTTCCCAGCCACCCTCTTCAAGGACAAGATGCGCTGTTCCACCGAGGACCCGCTGTCCAAAAAGCTCATGGTTGCAGCGGACATTGTCACCATGTTCAATTTGATCCACATGAATGGAGGAATAGCCAAAGATAAGCTTCCTATAGTTCAAAGAGCCACATTTCACAAGAGTCAGTCAGTGGAGTTCTGCAGGTCTGACAGTGATCACCTTAAGTATCAGGACTGTGACAGGGGGATCGGTTATGAGCACATGGATCACCCCAGGGAAGGGCGCCATCACCACCACTCTCAACAGCATCCTGTGGCTCAGAATGCCCCTCCCTGTGCTAAATCCTCTGATTGCAACAGCCGGCAGCACTTTCTTGTCTCCTCAGGACCAAACTTCCTCCTGGGCATGAGGAAAGACATGAAATGTAGAGCAGGCTCTCTGGACAAGCTGCATCATCTGCCTCAGGACTCTAGCAGCAGTCCACCATCACCACCTTGTGAAATGCAGAGCACCTACTTTCCTATGGACATAGACACTGAGTCCACTACTGACCAGGAGTCCCTGCAGAACATGGGACATCCAGAGCCCTTCTCTCTTCACACTTGCATCCAGAAGAGAAACGATTTTAAGAAGGATTTTCACAATTTTGTGGCTTTTTCACCACAG GTTATCACCAGTGAGTGCAAACAGGGGAGTAAGGCTGCTGAAGGTTACCACAATAGGGAGTTACGTAAGCCTGCTACCTTCTTCAACCATAGCTTCGAACTGCCCTACAGTAACCCATACTTTGAACCACCACTTAACTCCCCACTACAGGACAGACGGAGGGTGAAGCACGAGAGCCTGGATGACTTACAGGTGTCAACTTATTTTGGTCCAACCACCATCTCTGAGTGTGTTAGTAGCAAGAAGCACATTAACAAAGCAGGGAAACAGCCAGTATGGCCCATGAAGAGCCTCAGTCTAAACACAGAAGAGGGCCCTCCTGTTTCAGAAAGGATTTTTCAAAGCAGCAGACCACTCAAAGAAAACCATCAGTGTAACATTATTAACACTGAGAGTGAGCAATATTTTCACACCCCGATGCAAAAGGTATCACCGTCACCTGGCTTTGCAAAGAAAAGTACTGAAATAAAACCCAAGGATATATCACTGATGGGTAGGGGACCTGGAGGTCTGGACAATGGAGAAGCAGCCAAAAGGTTTGGGGACAAAAATACGAAGAATGCATCCTTTCAAGAAGGGGAAAGCACCTCTAGTGTTGGAACACAAACAGAGCGGATTGAACAGAAGCAGCTAAAAGAATACCAATCTGAGTATAACAACAGTGAAAGACATGGTTTGAAACGCTCAGTTGAGGAGTGTGAGGTCATTAGTGATGACATAAGTGATATTTTTCGTTTTCTGGATGATATGAGTGTTGTTCAGTCATCATGTTACAATAGTAATGGGTCTCTCTCTCAGGTAACATTAAAGTCAGAAGGTGACAGCTCCCCTGAATGCAACACAGTCAAATTAGCCAAGTCTAAGGTAGACCGCCTGTTCCATTCACTTGAAAACACTGATCATGAGCTCAAAACAAGTGTGTGTAAGCTTGTGAGGAGAATTGGTGAGATTGAGAAGAAGTTGGAGTCTCTGTCGGGGGTTCGCAGTGAAATATCCCAGGTACTTTCCAAGCTCAACAAACTGGATGAAAAGATCCAGGAGCCTGAGGCCAATGGGAGACATGGGGAGAAAGCATCATTATCATTATCCAGGTCCAATGCCACCCCAACAAAGGCTCAACCTTACCCACATCCACATTTCAACAGTACTACTCTTTCACCTCATGTTTACCAGTGCAACACCACTGGTCACAATGTGAAAAGAGACAATGGATATGTTGGAGAGTGGTGTTGCTCAGATGGGAGTAATAGCAACACTCTTAGGATTAAGACTGTGAAGAAAGGCATGCTATTCAGGAGGTCTTCCTGTTCACTCAACGAGGAGCACATGGCAACGGAGTCAAAGGTTGCTAGCATAACCAACTCTCTACAGGACCAGGGGACTGTGTCCTACTCCTGTCACCCTGAGGACAAGGACAGAGACAAGGATAGGCATCGGAAGGTCAAagag ACAGATCGAAAGCGTCAATATGAGCTCCCCCAAGTGCAACGACTCCAAAAACAACCAAAGGATTCCTACCTGACTGAGCAGGTTTTTTCACCGCATCACTTCAACCCTTCTGTCAAGGCCCATGTGAAAGACAGCTCTCTGTACGCTGATCTAAGGCTCACCAGTCCATCAGATGGGATACGTGGCCAGCCATCTTGGACCACTGAGGAATACAAACGCAATTcaggaaagaaggaaaagcaGCTCACTGCTCTTGACCTACAG ACCCAGGAGTCGTTAAACCCCAATAATCTGGAGTACTGGATGGAGGACATCTACACCCCAGGCTATGACTCGTTGCTCAAGAGGAAAGAGGCAGAATTTAGGAGGGCCAAGGTGTGTAAGATTGGAGCACTGATTGCAGCTGCTACTTGCACTGTGATCCTGGTTATTGTTGTTCCAATTTGCACCATGAAATCGTGA